One region of Paucibacter aquatile genomic DNA includes:
- a CDS encoding M61 family metallopeptidase: MADIRYRIELDRAREHQFLVTLTLAAPAAEQTVSLPAWIPGSYLLREFARHLSGLTASQGSRELELEQVDKASWRVACSGRSALVLRYRVYAFDPSVRAAFLDVERGFFNGSSLCLRIHGREDQPHVLELAGLPEGWQVATAMPQNADGSYVAADYDELIDHPFELGCFWQARFSACGVEHQLVVSGALPSFDGERLLADTQRICEAQIQFWHGPMGKRRSPLPFERYVFFLNTVDEGYGGLEHRASTALLSPRRDLPRHGQTESSEGYVRLLGLISHEYFHTWNVKRLRPANYLRLDYAQENYTELLWFFEGFTSYYDELMLVRTGLIDESRYLKLLSATLSGVLATPGRKVQSVAMASFDAWVKYYRQDENSPNSTISYYGKGALLALALDLTLRLRHADGEPATSLDELMRGLWQRHAAGEGATGGIREADILNLLAELGGPAVAQQLAQWVHGTEDLPLLPLFERLGVQLRADKQTLAQRLGLRLHDASGPISVKQVLAGSAAATSGLCAGDEIIGCQGWRLRRLDDALLTLAPGQQELQLLVSRDQRLLELRLDLPSSSAGATVSSSTTPVQLCLADKAPARALSLRRAWLTG; encoded by the coding sequence GTGGCCGATATTCGTTATCGCATCGAGCTCGATCGGGCGCGCGAACACCAGTTCCTGGTCACCCTGACCTTGGCCGCACCGGCGGCCGAGCAGACCGTCAGTCTGCCGGCCTGGATTCCGGGCAGCTATCTGCTGCGCGAGTTTGCTCGCCACCTGAGCGGCCTCACGGCCAGCCAGGGCAGCCGCGAGCTGGAGCTGGAGCAAGTGGACAAGGCCAGCTGGCGCGTCGCGTGCAGCGGCCGCAGCGCCTTGGTGCTGCGCTACCGTGTTTATGCATTTGATCCTTCGGTGCGCGCCGCCTTTCTGGACGTCGAGCGCGGCTTCTTCAACGGCAGCAGCCTGTGCCTGCGCATCCATGGACGCGAAGACCAGCCTCATGTGCTGGAACTGGCCGGCTTGCCCGAGGGCTGGCAGGTGGCCACAGCGATGCCGCAGAACGCTGATGGCAGCTATGTCGCGGCCGACTATGACGAGTTGATCGATCATCCCTTTGAGCTGGGGTGCTTCTGGCAGGCGCGGTTCAGTGCCTGCGGCGTGGAGCATCAGCTGGTGGTCAGCGGCGCCTTGCCGTCCTTTGATGGCGAGCGCCTGCTGGCTGACACCCAGCGCATCTGCGAGGCGCAGATCCAGTTCTGGCATGGCCCGATGGGCAAGCGGCGCAGCCCCTTGCCCTTTGAGCGTTATGTCTTCTTCCTGAATACCGTGGACGAGGGCTATGGCGGTCTGGAGCACCGCGCCAGCACGGCCTTGCTGTCACCGCGCCGGGATCTGCCGCGTCATGGTCAGACCGAAAGCAGCGAGGGCTATGTCCGCCTGCTCGGCTTGATCAGCCACGAGTACTTTCACACCTGGAACGTCAAGCGCCTGCGTCCGGCCAATTACCTGCGCCTGGATTACGCCCAGGAGAACTACACCGAGCTGCTGTGGTTCTTCGAGGGCTTCACTTCCTACTACGACGAGTTGATGCTGGTGCGCACCGGCCTGATCGACGAGTCGCGCTACCTCAAGCTGCTTTCCGCCACCCTCAGCGGTGTCCTTGCGACGCCGGGGCGCAAGGTGCAGAGCGTGGCCATGGCCAGCTTCGATGCCTGGGTCAAGTACTACCGCCAGGATGAGAACTCGCCCAACAGCACCATCAGCTATTACGGCAAGGGCGCTTTGCTGGCCCTCGCCTTGGATTTGACCCTGCGTCTGCGGCATGCCGATGGAGAGCCCGCCACCAGTCTCGATGAGCTGATGCGGGGGCTGTGGCAGCGTCATGCGGCGGGAGAGGGAGCCACGGGCGGAATCCGCGAGGCCGACATCCTGAATCTGTTGGCTGAGCTGGGTGGGCCGGCTGTCGCTCAGCAGTTGGCGCAGTGGGTGCATGGCACCGAGGATCTGCCCTTGCTGCCCTTGTTTGAGCGCCTGGGCGTGCAACTGCGCGCCGACAAGCAAACCCTGGCCCAGCGCCTGGGCCTGCGTCTCCATGACGCCAGCGGCCCGATCAGCGTCAAGCAGGTGCTGGCAGGCTCGGCCGCTGCCACCTCGGGCCTGTGTGCCGGCGATGAAATCATCGGCTGCCAGGGCTGGCGCCTGCGCCGCCTTGATGACGCCTTGCTGACCCTGGCGCCGGGACAGCAAGAGCTGCAACTGCTGGTGTCGCGCGACCAGCGCCTGCTTGAATTGCGGCTCGATTTGCCGAGCAGCAGCGCGGGGGCCACCGTCAGCTCCAGCACCACGCCTGTGCAGCTGTGCCTGGCCGACAAGGCGCCCGCGCGTGCACTGAGCCTGCGCCGGGCATGGCTGACGGGCTGA
- a CDS encoding DUF3429 domain-containing protein, whose product MSAAPSAEPPKPMNTLSPLPLHPVALKLGHLGLLPFVAGAVLIWLIGDRNLEAHAFVTLATSAYAALVISFLGGIYWGFAFRMPEATAQPFVWGIMPSLGAWVAVVMPAYAGLVLQGGMLIICYLVDRRLYPAFGAAAWLTLRFRLSAGAALCCFLAAAGS is encoded by the coding sequence ATGTCTGCCGCCCCTAGTGCCGAGCCCCCCAAGCCGATGAACACGCTCTCTCCTCTGCCATTGCACCCGGTGGCATTGAAGCTGGGACATCTGGGCCTCCTGCCCTTTGTGGCCGGGGCCGTGCTGATCTGGCTGATCGGTGACCGCAACCTCGAGGCCCATGCCTTCGTGACCCTGGCCACTTCGGCCTATGCGGCCTTGGTGATCTCATTTCTCGGCGGCATCTACTGGGGCTTTGCTTTTCGCATGCCCGAGGCCACGGCCCAGCCCTTTGTCTGGGGCATCATGCCCTCGCTGGGCGCCTGGGTGGCGGTGGTGATGCCAGCCTATGCCGGCCTGGTCTTGCAAGGCGGCATGTTGATCATTTGCTATCTGGTGGATCGTCGGCTTTACCCCGCGTTTGGCGCTGCAGCCTGGCTGACCTTGCGTTTCCGTCTGAGCGCAGGCGCTGCCCTGTGCTGCTTCCTGGCGGCGGCAGGGAGCTGA
- a CDS encoding DsbC family protein — protein MSLTTMLNLKTLAVASLAASLPLVAAANEAVIRKSLGEKLPGMPKIEEVRQSALPGLWEVRIGNEIRYTDPTGSYLVEGELIDLRTRKNLTEERLNKINQVDFAALPLKDAVVWKNGNGKRRIAVFADPNCGYCKRFERALQDVKDITVYTFLVPILGGDSAEKARSIWCAKDATVSWQGWMLDGKAPVKPLAACDDGAIERNTAMMRRFHVNGTPAIFFEDGSRVPGALGAEQLEKRLQAVSATKS, from the coding sequence ATGAGTCTGACAACAATGCTGAACTTGAAGACCCTGGCGGTGGCGAGTCTCGCCGCCAGCCTGCCCTTGGTGGCCGCAGCCAACGAAGCGGTGATCCGCAAGAGCCTGGGCGAGAAGTTGCCCGGCATGCCCAAGATCGAGGAGGTGCGGCAAAGCGCGCTGCCGGGTTTGTGGGAAGTGCGCATCGGCAACGAGATCCGCTACACCGACCCGACCGGCAGCTATCTGGTTGAGGGCGAGCTGATCGATTTGCGCACCCGCAAGAACCTCACCGAAGAGCGCCTGAACAAGATCAACCAGGTCGACTTTGCGGCCCTGCCGCTGAAAGACGCCGTGGTCTGGAAGAACGGTAACGGCAAGCGCCGCATCGCCGTATTTGCCGACCCGAATTGTGGCTACTGCAAGCGCTTCGAACGCGCCCTGCAAGACGTCAAGGACATCACCGTCTACACCTTTCTGGTGCCCATCCTCGGTGGTGACTCCGCGGAAAAGGCACGCTCGATTTGGTGCGCCAAGGACGCTACGGTCAGTTGGCAAGGCTGGATGTTGGACGGCAAGGCGCCGGTCAAACCGCTCGCCGCCTGCGACGATGGTGCCATCGAACGCAATACGGCCATGATGCGCCGCTTCCACGTCAATGGCACGCCGGCCATCTTCTTTGAAGATGGCAGCCGCGTGCCGGGCGCCCTGGGGGCCGAGCAGTTGGAGAAGCGACTTCAGGCCGTGTCCGCCACCAAGTCCTGA
- a CDS encoding FAD-dependent monooxygenase, with product MQTYDVLVRGSGCVGRSLALALGAQGLRVALLGSAEATPAQREDVRSYALNAAAVRLLRELKVWDSLPPSALSPVYDMKIHGDAPGSLLEFSAWSQGVSELAFIVDAGALEQQLAVALRFAPHVQLVDSPVPAALTALCEGRASAARAELGVKFELNSYGQRGIAARLRCDRPHQGVARQWFRSPDVLALLPIAAPEAGASYGLVWSVPEARAEELLALDEASFEAALNDICGAEVGALSLASARGTWPLALARAEPVQGPGWVLLGDAAHLVHPLAGQGLNLGLADVAALARVLAGRESWRPLGDERLLRRYARERQLDTWAMGELTDGLLRLFASDLEPVRRLRNQGLSTLNTLSPLKRWLTARALGA from the coding sequence ATGCAAACATATGACGTCCTGGTGCGTGGCAGCGGCTGCGTCGGTCGCAGCTTGGCCTTGGCCCTCGGGGCCCAGGGCCTGCGCGTGGCCCTGCTCGGCAGCGCCGAAGCCACGCCCGCCCAGCGGGAGGACGTTCGCAGTTACGCGCTCAACGCTGCGGCCGTGCGACTGCTTCGCGAGCTCAAAGTTTGGGATTCCTTGCCGCCCAGCGCCCTCAGCCCGGTCTACGACATGAAGATCCACGGCGATGCGCCGGGCTCACTGCTCGAGTTCTCGGCCTGGAGTCAGGGTGTGTCGGAACTGGCCTTCATTGTGGACGCCGGTGCGCTGGAACAACAACTGGCCGTGGCTTTGCGCTTTGCGCCCCATGTGCAGCTGGTGGACTCCCCGGTGCCCGCCGCGCTGACGGCACTCTGTGAAGGCCGTGCCTCGGCTGCACGGGCCGAGCTGGGCGTGAAATTCGAACTCAACAGCTATGGGCAGCGCGGCATTGCGGCCCGCCTGCGCTGCGATCGGCCGCACCAGGGCGTGGCCCGGCAATGGTTCCGCTCGCCCGATGTGCTGGCCTTGCTGCCCATCGCGGCGCCGGAGGCGGGCGCTTCCTATGGTTTGGTCTGGTCGGTGCCGGAGGCTCGGGCCGAGGAGCTTCTGGCGCTGGATGAGGCCAGCTTTGAAGCGGCGCTGAATGACATCTGTGGCGCCGAGGTCGGTGCGCTGAGCCTGGCCAGCGCACGCGGTACGTGGCCGCTGGCCTTGGCTCGTGCCGAGCCGGTTCAGGGGCCCGGCTGGGTTTTGCTGGGCGACGCGGCGCATCTGGTGCATCCGCTGGCCGGCCAGGGTTTGAACCTGGGTCTGGCGGACGTGGCGGCCTTGGCCCGCGTGTTGGCCGGGCGCGAAAGCTGGCGCCCTTTGGGCGACGAGCGTCTTTTGCGCCGCTATGCTCGCGAGCGCCAACTGGACACCTGGGCCATGGGCGAGCTGACCGACGGGCTGCTGCGATTGTTTGCCAGTGATCTGGAGCCGGTGCGCCGTTTGCGCAACCAGGGCCTGAGCACCTTGAATACCCTTTCCCCCTTGAAGCGCTGGCTCACAGCGCGGGCGCTTGGCGCCTGA
- the ychF gene encoding redox-regulated ATPase YchF, protein MSLKCGIVGLPNVGKSTLFNALTKAGIAAENYPFCTIEPNVGVVELPDPRLQALAEIVKPERILPAIVEFVDIAGLVAGASKGEGLGNQFLSHIRETDAIVNVVRCFEDPNVIHVNGKVDPIADIEVIQTELCLADLGTVEKSLHRYNKVARAGDKDAIALVKVLERCQASLDQAKPVRTIDFSKEEQAILKPLCLITAKPAMFVGNVAEDGFENNPFLDRLKEYAAAQNGPVVAICAKTEAELSEMSDEDRAMFLAEMGQDEPGLNRLIRAGFSLLGLQTYFTAGVKEVRAWTIHKGDTAPQAAGVIHTDFERGFIRAQTIAFEDFITFKGEQGAKDAGKMRAEGKEYVVKDGDVLNFLFNV, encoded by the coding sequence ATGAGCCTCAAATGCGGCATCGTCGGCCTGCCCAATGTCGGCAAGTCCACCCTGTTCAATGCCTTGACCAAGGCCGGCATCGCCGCCGAGAACTATCCCTTCTGCACCATCGAACCCAATGTCGGTGTGGTGGAACTGCCGGACCCGCGCCTGCAGGCCCTGGCCGAGATAGTCAAGCCCGAGCGCATCCTGCCGGCCATCGTCGAGTTCGTGGACATCGCCGGCCTGGTGGCCGGTGCCTCCAAGGGTGAAGGCCTGGGCAACCAGTTCCTCTCACACATCCGCGAAACCGACGCCATCGTCAATGTGGTGCGCTGCTTCGAAGACCCGAACGTGATCCACGTGAACGGCAAAGTCGACCCGATCGCCGACATCGAGGTGATCCAGACCGAGCTCTGCCTGGCCGACCTGGGCACGGTCGAGAAGAGCCTGCACCGCTACAACAAGGTGGCCCGCGCCGGTGACAAGGACGCCATCGCCCTGGTCAAGGTGCTGGAGCGGTGCCAGGCTTCGCTGGACCAGGCCAAGCCGGTGCGCACCATCGATTTCAGCAAGGAAGAGCAGGCCATCCTCAAGCCCCTGTGCCTGATCACGGCCAAGCCGGCCATGTTCGTGGGCAACGTGGCCGAAGACGGCTTCGAGAACAACCCCTTCCTGGACCGCCTGAAGGAGTACGCCGCCGCCCAGAACGGCCCGGTGGTCGCCATCTGCGCCAAGACCGAAGCCGAACTGTCGGAAATGAGCGACGAAGACCGCGCCATGTTCCTGGCCGAAATGGGTCAGGACGAGCCGGGCCTGAACCGCCTGATCCGCGCCGGTTTCAGCCTGCTGGGCCTGCAGACCTACTTCACCGCCGGCGTGAAGGAAGTGCGCGCCTGGACCATCCACAAGGGCGACACCGCCCCGCAGGCGGCTGGTGTGATCCACACCGATTTCGAACGCGGCTTCATCCGCGCCCAAACCATCGCCTTCGAAGACTTCATCACCTTCAAGGGCGAACAAGGGGCCAAGGACGCCGGCAAGATGCGCGCCGAAGGCAAGGAATACGTGGTCAAGGATGGCGACGTGCTCAATTTCCTCTTCAACGTCTGA
- a CDS encoding chemotaxis protein CheW has translation MSSNELVPSSGAQALQPTGGQARHDTRQFLTFRIGGEEYGIDILRVQEIRSYEPPTRVAHSPDFIKGVVNLRGVIVPIVDLRMRLGQSGEYNAFTVVIVLNVAQRIVGVVVDSVSDVLELSAEEIKPRPEVAAALDARFITGLGKIGERMLILLDIDTMVVSPDFGLLD, from the coding sequence ATGAGCTCAAACGAACTGGTTCCCTCCTCTGGTGCCCAAGCCCTGCAGCCCACCGGCGGCCAGGCCCGCCATGACACGCGGCAATTCCTGACCTTCCGCATCGGTGGCGAGGAATACGGCATCGACATCCTGCGCGTGCAGGAAATCCGCTCCTACGAGCCGCCCACCCGCGTCGCCCATTCGCCCGATTTCATCAAGGGCGTGGTCAATCTGCGCGGCGTCATCGTGCCCATCGTTGACCTGCGCATGCGCCTGGGTCAAAGCGGCGAGTACAACGCCTTCACCGTGGTGATCGTGCTCAATGTGGCGCAGCGCATCGTCGGCGTGGTGGTGGATTCGGTCTCCGATGTGCTGGAACTCAGCGCCGAGGAAATCAAGCCGCGGCCCGAGGTGGCGGCGGCGCTGGACGCCCGCTTCATCACCGGTCTGGGCAAGATCGGCGAGCGCATGCTGATCCTGCTGGACATCGACACCATGGTCGTCAGCCCCGATTTCGGCCTGCTGGATTGA
- the rpoH gene encoding RNA polymerase sigma factor RpoH yields MTLSTPTALTVRDPWSLVPSLGNLDAYISAVNRLPLLTPEEESSAARRLRDSGDLEAAGRLVLSHLRLVVSISRQYLGYGLPQGDLIQEGNVGLMKAVKRYDPDQGVRLVSYAMHWIKAEIHEYVLRNWRMVKVATTKAQRKLFFNLRSMKHSMKEDQADDQTHRNSLSEAQLAHVARELNVKPEEVLEMETRMSGGDVALEPQSDEDGESFAPIAYLADDSQEPTRVLEAQARDELAGDGISRALEALDERSRRIVEERWLKVNDDSSGGMTLHELAAEYGVSAERIRQIEVAAMKKMRKALSPA; encoded by the coding sequence ATGACTTTGTCTACACCCACTGCTCTGACGGTCCGTGACCCCTGGTCGCTGGTGCCCTCGCTCGGCAACCTGGATGCATACATCTCCGCCGTCAACCGCCTGCCCCTGCTGACCCCGGAAGAGGAAAGCTCGGCCGCCCGCCGTTTGCGTGACAGCGGCGATCTCGAGGCCGCCGGCCGCCTGGTGCTCTCGCACCTGCGCCTGGTGGTGTCGATCTCGCGCCAGTACCTGGGCTATGGCCTGCCCCAGGGCGACCTGATCCAGGAAGGCAATGTCGGCCTGATGAAGGCCGTCAAGCGCTACGACCCGGACCAGGGCGTGCGTCTGGTCAGCTATGCCATGCATTGGATCAAGGCCGAGATCCACGAGTACGTGCTGCGCAACTGGCGCATGGTCAAAGTCGCCACGACCAAGGCCCAGCGCAAGCTGTTCTTCAATCTGCGCTCGATGAAGCACAGCATGAAGGAAGACCAGGCCGACGACCAAACCCACCGCAACAGTCTCAGCGAAGCGCAGCTGGCCCATGTGGCGCGCGAACTGAACGTCAAGCCGGAAGAAGTGCTGGAGATGGAAACCCGCATGTCCGGCGGCGATGTGGCGCTCGAGCCGCAAAGCGACGAGGACGGCGAGAGCTTCGCTCCCATCGCCTACCTGGCCGACGACAGCCAGGAGCCGACCCGCGTGCTGGAAGCCCAGGCGCGCGACGAGCTGGCCGGCGACGGCATCAGCCGCGCGCTGGAAGCCCTGGACGAGCGCAGCCGCCGCATCGTCGAGGAGCGCTGGCTCAAGGTCAACGACGATTCGTCCGGCGGCATGACCCTGCATGAGCTGGCGGCCGAGTACGGCGTGTCGGCCGAGCGCATCCGCCAGATCGAAGTGGCGGCCATGAAGAAGATGCGCAAGGCACTCAGCCCGGCCTGA
- a CDS encoding SCO family protein, producing MKRTTNSTSSSPLPSPKGLSRRSLAATGLAFALLGSLAACDQLGLGGASKLAFKGVDLTGAEYARSLNLPDQDGRSRSLADFKGKVVVVFFGYTQCPDVCPTTMAELAEVKRSLGAEGERVQGVFVSVDPERDTPALLKAYMASFDPSFVALRGSEEQTKAAAKEFKVYYAKVPGKTPESYTLDHTAASFIFDPEGRVRVFSRYGSGAQALADDIKLLLAEKR from the coding sequence ATGAAACGCACGACGAACTCCACTTCTTCTTCGCCCTTGCCCTCGCCCAAGGGCCTGAGCCGCCGCAGCCTGGCCGCCACCGGCCTGGCCTTTGCGCTGCTGGGCAGCCTGGCTGCCTGTGACCAGCTGGGCCTGGGTGGCGCGAGCAAGCTGGCCTTCAAGGGCGTGGACCTGACCGGCGCCGAGTACGCGCGCAGCCTCAACCTGCCCGACCAGGACGGCCGCAGCCGCAGCCTGGCCGATTTCAAGGGCAAGGTGGTGGTGGTGTTCTTTGGCTATACCCAATGCCCGGATGTCTGCCCCACCACCATGGCCGAGCTGGCCGAGGTCAAGCGCTCGCTGGGCGCCGAGGGCGAGCGCGTGCAGGGCGTGTTCGTCTCCGTCGACCCCGAGCGCGACACCCCCGCCTTGCTCAAGGCTTATATGGCCAGCTTCGACCCCAGTTTTGTGGCCCTGCGTGGCAGCGAAGAACAGACCAAGGCGGCGGCCAAGGAGTTCAAGGTGTATTACGCCAAGGTGCCCGGCAAGACCCCCGAGAGCTACACCCTGGACCACACCGCGGCCAGCTTCATCTTTGACCCCGAAGGCCGGGTGCGCGTGTTCTCGCGTTATGGCTCGGGCGCGCAAGCGCTGGCCGATGACATCAAGCTGCTGCTGGCGGAGAAGCGCTGA
- the cyoE gene encoding heme o synthase has translation MSSTPSVTAAVPTASRWQQFYQLTKPRVVQLIVFCAVIGMALAVPGMPSGAQWISIVAATVGIWLVAGAAAAFNCLIEQQIDAKMKRTAWRATAKGQLSRAQTLSFSALLCGIGSAILWVWVNPLTMWLTFATFVGYAVIYTVILKPMTPQNIVIGGASGAMPPVLGWAALRGEVGPEALILCLIIFLWTPPHFWALALYRVEDYRKSGLPMLPVTHGGEYTRLQIFLYTWILLAATLLPFLTGMSGWIYLASALALGLGFCGYAWKLWRGYSDELARATFRFSIWHLSLLFAALLLDHYLLPSGA, from the coding sequence ATGTCTTCTACGCCCTCCGTCACCGCTGCCGTGCCTACCGCCTCGCGTTGGCAGCAGTTCTACCAACTGACCAAGCCACGGGTGGTGCAGCTGATCGTGTTTTGCGCCGTCATCGGCATGGCCCTGGCCGTGCCCGGTATGCCCAGCGGCGCGCAGTGGATCAGCATCGTCGCGGCCACCGTGGGCATCTGGCTGGTGGCCGGTGCGGCTGCGGCCTTCAACTGCCTGATCGAGCAGCAGATCGATGCCAAGATGAAGCGCACCGCCTGGCGCGCCACGGCCAAGGGCCAGCTGAGCCGCGCGCAGACGCTGAGCTTTTCGGCCCTGCTTTGCGGCATCGGCTCGGCGATTCTGTGGGTCTGGGTCAATCCGCTGACCATGTGGCTGACCTTTGCCACCTTTGTCGGCTATGCCGTCATCTACACCGTCATCCTCAAGCCCATGACACCGCAGAACATCGTCATCGGCGGTGCCTCGGGCGCCATGCCGCCGGTGCTGGGCTGGGCTGCGCTGCGGGGCGAGGTGGGGCCGGAGGCCCTGATCCTCTGCCTGATCATCTTTTTGTGGACGCCGCCGCATTTCTGGGCACTGGCCTTGTACCGGGTTGAGGATTACCGCAAGTCCGGCCTGCCCATGCTGCCCGTTACCCATGGCGGTGAATACACGCGATTGCAGATCTTTCTCTACACCTGGATCTTGCTGGCCGCGACCTTGCTGCCCTTCCTGACCGGCATGAGTGGCTGGATCTATCTGGCCAGTGCCCTGGCCCTGGGTCTGGGCTTTTGTGGCTACGCCTGGAAGCTGTGGCGAGGCTACTCGGACGAGCTGGCCCGCGCCACCTTCCGCTTCTCGATCTGGCATCTGTCGCTGCTGTTTGCAGCCTTGCTGCTCGACCACTATTTGCTGCCCTCGGGCGCTTGA
- a CDS encoding COX15/CtaA family protein: protein MFDLSPLWQLAALGALIACGPLLWLRLRSRAATPGQRLRALTVLTLFLTFDLVLFGAFTRLTDSGLGCPDWPGCYGSASPLGARDEIHAAQTAMPSGPVTHGKAWVEMIHRYLASAVGVLILVLCVMSWRHWLQRRAAPSTTPDAAAVVSPAWATLTLVWVCMQGAFGALTVTMKLFPAIVTLHLLGGMGLLMLLAWQAQGYSPRPLRLNPGLRAGAWLLMLLSVLQVALGGWVSTNYAVLACSEFPACQPGQWWPAMDFEHGFTLWRELGVGKGGGWLPFEALTAIHMTHRLGALLVFSVLLLFAWRLAASGEAGPWPRRLLLVAGWQLLSGMSNVVLDWPILAALAHTGGAAMLLTLLAALLAQIEQGQRSVRVQALPIRPLVA from the coding sequence ATGTTCGATCTCTCCCCTCTGTGGCAGCTGGCAGCGTTGGGCGCCTTGATCGCCTGCGGCCCCTTGCTGTGGCTGCGTCTGCGTTCGCGTGCGGCCACACCGGGCCAGCGTTTGCGCGCCTTGACGGTGCTGACGCTGTTCCTGACTTTCGACTTGGTCCTCTTTGGCGCCTTCACCCGGCTCACGGATTCCGGCCTGGGCTGCCCCGATTGGCCGGGCTGTTATGGCAGCGCCAGCCCACTGGGGGCGCGTGACGAGATCCATGCCGCCCAGACCGCCATGCCCAGCGGCCCGGTGACGCACGGCAAGGCCTGGGTGGAAATGATCCATCGTTACCTGGCCAGTGCTGTCGGCGTGCTGATTCTGGTGCTGTGCGTGATGAGCTGGCGCCACTGGCTGCAGCGCCGGGCCGCGCCATCCACCACGCCAGACGCTGCAGCCGTCGTTTCACCGGCCTGGGCTACCTTGACCTTGGTCTGGGTGTGCATGCAGGGAGCCTTCGGGGCGCTGACGGTGACCATGAAGCTGTTCCCTGCCATCGTCACCCTGCATCTGCTGGGCGGCATGGGTTTGCTGATGCTGCTGGCCTGGCAGGCCCAGGGTTACAGCCCCAGGCCCTTGCGCCTGAACCCGGGTCTGCGTGCCGGCGCCTGGCTGTTGATGCTGCTGAGCGTGCTGCAGGTGGCTTTGGGTGGCTGGGTCAGCACCAACTATGCGGTGCTGGCCTGTTCGGAGTTTCCGGCCTGCCAGCCGGGCCAGTGGTGGCCGGCCATGGACTTTGAGCATGGCTTCACCCTATGGCGCGAGCTCGGGGTGGGCAAGGGCGGCGGCTGGCTGCCTTTTGAGGCCTTGACCGCCATTCACATGACCCACCGCTTGGGGGCCTTGCTGGTGTTCAGCGTCTTGTTGCTGTTCGCGTGGCGCCTGGCCGCCTCGGGTGAAGCCGGTCCCTGGCCGCGGCGTTTGCTGCTGGTGGCGGGCTGGCAGTTGCTCAGCGGCATGTCCAATGTGGTGCTCGATTGGCCCATCCTCGCTGCTTTGGCTCACACCGGCGGCGCCGCGATGCTGTTGACGCTGCTGGCGGCGCTGCTGGCCCAGATCGAGCAAGGCCAGCGCTCGGTGCGGGTGCAGGCCCTGCCGATCCGGCCCTTGGTTGCTTAG
- a CDS encoding SCO family protein: MHSLPSSQGLADAQRQRGGRLRMLMVLAACAAPVVASYFTFYVVQPRGSAYSELIHPTVDLPPALHLQDLQGKPVAAESLKGQWLLTLVQEGDCDEACERRFFLQRQLREMLGKERDKVDKLWLLPEDSPSPKPELIQALTAGVPVTILRAPRAELEAWLKPAAGQTLKDHVYLIDPMGRWMMRSPPQPDPSKLKGDLTRLLKANAGWDKEGR; the protein is encoded by the coding sequence GTGCACAGCCTGCCAAGCTCCCAAGGCCTGGCCGACGCGCAGCGTCAGCGCGGCGGTCGCCTGCGCATGCTGATGGTCTTGGCGGCCTGTGCTGCGCCGGTGGTGGCGTCTTACTTCACGTTCTACGTGGTTCAGCCGCGCGGTTCGGCCTACAGCGAGTTGATCCACCCGACTGTGGATCTGCCACCGGCTTTGCACCTGCAAGACCTGCAAGGCAAGCCGGTCGCCGCCGAAAGCCTCAAGGGCCAGTGGTTGCTGACCCTGGTGCAAGAAGGCGACTGCGACGAGGCCTGCGAGCGCCGCTTTTTCCTGCAGCGCCAGCTGCGCGAGATGCTGGGCAAGGAGCGCGACAAGGTCGACAAGCTCTGGCTGCTGCCCGAGGACTCGCCTTCGCCCAAGCCCGAGCTGATTCAGGCGCTGACGGCCGGCGTGCCGGTGACCATCCTGCGCGCGCCGCGTGCCGAGCTGGAAGCCTGGCTCAAGCCCGCAGCCGGCCAGACCTTGAAGGACCACGTCTATCTGATCGATCCCATGGGCCGCTGGATGATGCGCTCGCCGCCGCAGCCGGACCCATCCAAGCTCAAGGGCGATCTGACCCGCTTGCTCAAGGCCAATGCGGGCTGGGACAAAGAAGGGCGCTGA